Below is a genomic region from Bacteroidota bacterium.
TGAATTTTACCTGCTCGGCAATGACAGGCTGTTTGGCAATCTCGTTTCGTACCGCCAGGCTGGCTTCAATGGCGCGGTCAAGGTGATGGTCGCCCCGGAATACCGCCATGATGGCGTCACCGATGAATTTGTCGATATAGCCTTTCTGATTGATGATCTCCTTCACCATGATGTCGAAGTAGTTGTTCAGGAGTTTCACCACCGTGTCGGGAGGCTCATTCTCGCTAATGGAGGTGAATCCACAGATATCGATAAAGACTACGGACGCTTCCACAGTTTCATTCGATAAAATAGATGTTTCAAACTCATTGGTATTCATAAAGTTCAGCACGTTCTCATCAACGTACATTTTCAGGATGTCGTTTTCTTTGATGGCTTTCATAGTGCCTCTGATCTGCTCTACATATCTGAGTGTTTTCTCAATGGTTAGATCGAGGTCTGTAAAATCAACCGGTTTGGTTATAAAATCAAAGGCGCCGCGGTTCATGGCCATACGGATATTCTCCATATCACCATAGGCAGAAACAATGACCGATCTCAACAACTGATGGGTTTTGTTGAGCTCGGCCAGGAGGGTAAGCCCATCCATCACAGGCATATTGATATCACTGAGAACCACATCCACATCCTGGTTTTCACTCAGTATCTCCAGAGCTTGTTTGCCATGCATGGCGAACAGGAATTCGTATTGCTTCTCCCTGATCTTTTTTCTGAACTTTTGTTTGATGAGTACCTCAAGATCCGGCTCATCATCAACTACTAATATTTTTGCCATTATTATTTGGTTTTATTTCCCTTTTTTGTCTTCAGTTATCCGAATTTTAATATTACTTATTCTGGTAACGTTATTATAAACTCTGTTCCTTTTCCTTCGGTGGAGTGTACTTTCAACTCCCCGTCATGGCCCTTTGTGATAATATCGTAACTCAGGCTGAGGCCCAATCCCGTTCCTTCACCGGTTGGCTTGGTGGTAAAAAAGGGTTGAAAGATTTTTCCTGAAATATTTTCAGGAATGCCATCGCCATTGTCTATAATCCTGATTTCAACCTGATTATTCAACCTTTTAGTTTTTATTTTTACCTGCGGTTTAAAATCCGGGGCGGCAGTTTGCCTTTTCTTATTTACTGCATAAAAGGCATTGTTGATGAGATTCAGGAATACCCTTCCGATATCCTGGGGAATTACATTCATTACCGGTAGACCTTCGTCAAAGTCTGTAATAAAATCTGATTGAAAGGTTTTGTCTTTGGCGCGCATTCCATGGAACGAAAGGCGCAGATATTCATCAGCAAGGCTGTTAAGGTTTGTAGCCACTTTTCCATCAACATTGCTTCTGCTGTGCTGTAACATTCCGCGTACAATAGCATCGGCACGCTTACCATGATGTTTGATTTTTCCCTCGTTTGTGGCAATAATATCGGCAATGGCCTTCACTTCCTTCAGGTTACCGGCCTCCAATTCTTCTTTAAGCTCTGTGATCATTTCCGAATTGACCTCCGAAAAATTATTTACAAAATTCAATGGATTTTGAATTTCATGAGCCACACCGGCGGTTAACTCACCCAAGGAGGCCAATTTTTCGGCGTGGATCAGCTGGGCCTGCGTAGCTTTCAGATCGGAAAATGCTTTGTTTAGTTTTTTATTTAATTTGTTTTTTTCGACAATCCTGGTGTAAAAGATAACTGCCA
It encodes:
- a CDS encoding response regulator, which encodes MAKILVVDDEPDLEVLIKQKFRKKIREKQYEFLFAMHGKQALEILSENQDVDVVLSDINMPVMDGLTLLAELNKTHQLLRSVIVSAYGDMENIRMAMNRGAFDFITKPVDFTDLDLTIEKTLRYVEQIRGTMKAIKENDILKMYVDENVLNFMNTNEFETSILSNETVEASVVFIDICGFTSISENEPPDTVVKLLNNYFDIMVKEIINQKGYIDKFIGDAIMAVFRGDHHLDRAIEASLAVRNEIAKQPVIAEQVKFKPNVSIGINCGELISGNIGSESLKRLDYTVIGDVVNTASRLESAAGPGQIVISEESYFKVKDCFKCEKLGEITMKNKSGPMMVYAVVE
- a CDS encoding GHKL domain-containing protein, producing the protein MKIAEIYKLRNQPYKALQWLQTAEKAVPNSSFIFLEEIYFGIAKTYELLGDYRNAFINMELYGKVKDSVTSAENLEKVTMLANRMEFENRQALQRESQEKMISLKQAEIDRQKILRNFFLFGMFVILVMAVIFYTRIVEKNKLNKKLNKAFSDLKATQAQLIHAEKLASLGELTAGVAHEIQNPLNFVNNFSEVNSEMITELKEELEAGNLKEVKAIADIIATNEGKIKHHGKRADAIVRGMLQHSRSNVDGKVATNLNSLADEYLRLSFHGMRAKDKTFQSDFITDFDEGLPVMNVIPQDIGRVFLNLINNAFYAVNKKRQTAAPDFKPQVKIKTKRLNNQVEIRIIDNGDGIPENISGKIFQPFFTTKPTGEGTGLGLSLSYDIITKGHDGELKVHSTEGKGTEFIITLPE